DNA sequence from the Tissierella sp. MB52-C2 genome:
AAGTATCTCTAGGCCTTCTAACCCTAATCCCTGAAAGGAATTTGGATTAGTTCTAGGTTTAAATGCACCGCCACGTAATATCTTAACTCCCATTTTTTGTAGGAATTCACCTATTTCGTCCATTTGCTTATAATTCTCTACAGCACAGGGACCTGCTATAATATTAAAAGACTTGTCTCCAATGTGTAAATCCCTATTTATTTCAATTCTTCTACTCATCTTTCTTCCTCCAACTACCAATATAATAATCATCCTTTTAAAGAAAAAAGAGGCTACTATGCCCCTAAATCATCTACTCCATTTAAATCTTGACCTTCGTCTATAGTCATTTCTTCTAGTATTAAATCTTTACTCTTGCTTTCATAATCCTCGTGAAATTCTTCTAAAGCAATAAGCTGTGCTTTAATAAAGGTTTCATATCTATTTTTAAAGATAAAGATTTCTTTTTTCAGATGATCATATTCTTTCATTATATTTTTCACTTCATCTCTAGCTGCATTAATTCTATTTTTGGATTGAATTTCAGCATCTTCTATTATTAACTCTGCTTTTTTTCTTGCAGAACTTGTCACTTCATCT
Encoded proteins:
- a CDS encoding DivIVA domain-containing protein, producing the protein MITPLDIQSKEFKKALGGYNSREVDAYLDAINDDYEKLYRENIELKDKIGMLTDQIRQYNNLEETLKSTLVIAQSTADEVTSSARKKAELIIEDAEIQSKNRINAARDEVKNIMKEYDHLKKEIFIFKNRYETFIKAQLIALEEFHEDYESKSKDLILEEMTIDEGQDLNGVDDLGA